The following coding sequences are from one Arthrobacter crystallopoietes window:
- a CDS encoding tripartite tricarboxylate transporter TctB family protein, whose amino-acid sequence MSITQEQPVRTEAAPAPVKKFTTGRSEFVVVALLYAVAIFLTIGTATMNVQGNSAPGPQFFPILVCITLYVTATVLAIQILRHPRLPDTKAHPGSGDFSADMLRDLAHLPEGEQQTRTSGAGHQGKWKTYTDWKTVGQVVGGVVVFTLILKTVGWIISAALLFWIVSRALGSKRPVFDLGIALVFSSAIQLAFNAGLGLNLPAGFLGGML is encoded by the coding sequence ATGAGCATCACCCAGGAACAACCTGTCCGTACTGAAGCGGCCCCGGCGCCGGTGAAGAAGTTCACCACCGGACGCAGCGAGTTCGTCGTCGTCGCACTGCTCTATGCGGTGGCAATTTTCCTGACGATCGGCACCGCCACGATGAACGTCCAGGGAAACTCGGCGCCCGGGCCGCAATTCTTCCCCATACTCGTATGCATCACGCTGTACGTCACGGCCACGGTGCTGGCGATCCAGATTCTCCGCCATCCGCGTCTGCCGGATACGAAGGCCCATCCCGGCAGCGGTGACTTCTCCGCCGACATGCTGCGCGACCTTGCCCACCTGCCGGAGGGCGAACAACAGACCAGGACTTCGGGCGCCGGGCACCAAGGCAAGTGGAAGACCTACACGGACTGGAAAACCGTGGGGCAGGTTGTCGGCGGCGTCGTTGTCTTCACTCTGATTCTCAAAACCGTTGGATGGATAATCAGCGCAGCCCTGCTGTTCTGGATTGTTTCCCGAGCCTTGGGCAGCAAGCGTCCGGTGTTTGACCTGGGCATCGCACTGGTCTTTTCCTCCGCAATTCAACTGGCTTTCAACGCCGGACTGGGCCTGAACCTCCCGGC
- a CDS encoding Bug family tripartite tricarboxylate transporter substrate binding protein, translating to MKKPIRTALFGVLVAAVAVPAFANAATSGGVSTARSKLTLIAPAAPGGGWDGFARESQQALRSDGIVNNPQVINVPGAGGTIGLSQFVQTPGREDALLVTGGVMVGAIELADNPESMDDVVPIARMADDFAALVVPADSEFQTLDDFIAAWKKDPGAASIGGGSLGSIDHLLSGMLAKEVGIDPKEVNYVAYSGGGEALTSLLSHTTAAGMSGYNEVSDQIEAGTLRALAISSKERLEGVDVPTFREQGYEVSMSNWRGIVAAPGISAEAKEEFIQIATEMRESDEWQDAVKRNSWTDSFATGEEFEQFIDSEVATAQEIVKDLGL from the coding sequence ATGAAAAAACCAATACGCACAGCGCTCTTCGGAGTCCTAGTGGCCGCGGTTGCCGTGCCGGCCTTTGCCAATGCGGCAACGTCAGGTGGCGTGAGCACCGCCCGGAGCAAGCTCACGTTGATTGCCCCAGCGGCGCCTGGCGGCGGTTGGGACGGTTTCGCCAGGGAATCACAGCAGGCCCTGCGCAGCGACGGGATTGTGAATAATCCCCAGGTCATCAATGTGCCGGGTGCAGGCGGCACGATCGGCCTGAGCCAGTTCGTCCAGACTCCCGGCCGTGAAGATGCCCTGCTGGTCACCGGCGGGGTGATGGTCGGTGCCATCGAGCTCGCCGATAACCCCGAGTCCATGGACGACGTTGTTCCAATCGCGCGGATGGCCGATGACTTTGCCGCGCTTGTGGTGCCGGCAGATTCCGAGTTCCAGACCTTGGACGATTTCATCGCAGCTTGGAAAAAGGATCCCGGAGCAGCCTCCATCGGTGGCGGCTCCCTCGGATCCATCGACCACCTGCTAAGCGGCATGCTGGCCAAGGAAGTCGGCATCGATCCCAAAGAGGTCAACTATGTTGCCTACTCCGGTGGCGGAGAAGCCCTGACCTCGCTCTTGTCACATACAACGGCGGCCGGCATGTCCGGCTACAACGAAGTCAGCGACCAGATCGAGGCCGGCACCCTTCGCGCCCTGGCGATCTCGTCAAAGGAGCGGCTGGAAGGGGTGGACGTTCCGACGTTCCGCGAGCAGGGGTACGAGGTGTCCATGTCGAACTGGCGTGGCATCGTCGCGGCACCGGGCATCAGCGCCGAGGCAAAGGAAGAGTTCATCCAGATCGCCACCGAAATGCGCGAATCCGATGAATGGCAGGACGCAGTCAAACGCAACAGCTGGACCGACAGCTTCGCCACCGGCGAGGAATTCGAACAGTTCATCGACAGCGAAGTAGCCACAGCCCAGGAAATTGTAAAGGACCTCGGACTATGA